The genomic interval AGCTTTCTTACATGGTTTATACACATCACCATAGAGCTGaattttgtggttacacaaGTTCAAATTGtcatatatacaattttatctCTTCATAGAAGAATCTTAATAGATGTctcatatcaaaatattttgaaaaaatagaacatcaaatttttataaaagtgtATCATTTCAACTCAAGGCAATTCTTTGTAAAAAGAATGAgagaaacaaatttaaaacagcTACACTGGTTCTTGCCAGTTCAAaacagtttgagtagttttttCTCAGTTATTTCAAAGACCCTGATTACTATGAGTGCTCAGAAATAAAACTAGtgttttaaaaaacttattaatGAGTTTCATGAATATGGTTTACATATTAGCAAAATAGCATATGTCttgtgagatatttccaaaatattagataatatatgtatgtataattgGTGGTAATTGACGTGATTTAATTGTTGGTTCAAGTGCCACCATCTAATAGCTTTTCAATTTTCAAGATATTTTCCTATCAAAGACTACGGAAATTATGGTTCTAAACTAAGCGAAGGGAGAACAAGATAAAACTAACaagaaattaaaaacatttttcttcATTCATTAAGCATTTTAAAATGTCTTAATGAAACTACATATATAGTGgatgataaaataaaaggtCTAAAAGACAAAAAAGTCCAACGTTTTTAAGTATTAGTTTAATCCAAAAATGCTGGACAAAATTGTTGGAGTGTGTATAATTGTTTTACACCGTCATTTAATGATAATCTTTCAATTTGTCACATCATATTTAATGGTTTTTAAATCAAAGACCGTTATTAAATTTGTCGAATTGGCAAATTGTTATCGATCATCAATGTAATATCTCTTTTAAATCCATATAAATTCTACAttcaacttaaaatatttaaattatttatttaaatgtaattGCCTGCTCTATCATGAGTAAGAAAGTACTTGTAGTAGTTTTGATAAGTACAAATTCATATAATGTTTGGAGTAACATCCAATATGTTAATGTGTAGGTTCGAACTAGAATCTCACTTCACAAAATTAGAGAGTTATTGCACGTTCTTACCCTAGCTAtctatcacaattttttttgagGTACCTGAATGTCATGTTATTTCCAAACCAATCATCAATTAGTAAAATCAAAAACAGTAAATAATTTGGGGCCTTTGACTATTATTGGAAATGATATAATTTCAAATGTTTGGCTATTAATGTTTTTCGCTTAAACTGCTTCGGTCCTCATAATAATTTGTGAAGGAGATTTGTTTTTTTGGCTCTGCCAATTCCATATAAATTGACTCCCCTTTGTGACTTGATGATTAACCAATTTTGAAATTGCAATTCTTTGTTCCAAAGGACCCTCCAGGTGAtatattctttcttttatttgattatttcagTTGCTTTATCCTATTGTTTCTGCATTTTCTTGttcatgaaattaaagtatTAGATTCTGTGATACCACACCCGGTTGGTTGATTAATTATAATCAATGAACAACATTGTGTCACAAATGGTAGATGTATATGTTCCTTAACTATTTCAtgtaaatagaaaaaatatcttatagGATTTATAAGATTAACTTATTTCATACTGCTAGCGTATATTGGTTAAAGAAAggtcacaataaaaaaaatttatcttatgaaaaaaaacattcaaaaacAAGACacctttgaaaaataaaaaatcatgacCTAATTAAATGTGGATATCTAAGAATTTAACGAGACTTATTTTAATGGATTTTGAATGACTTATCCACAATTTTTCACAAGACAATCTACAATTTAGCAAAAATAAACAGATTTGGatcaattattataaatgataagctttagttttttattttatttattttcagaGGAAATAAAATCAGAATCTACCGCAAAACCGAGTTGAAGTATGGGAGAAACTGAAGAAAAAGACAATCATGGGGATGAAGTTGAgaagaaggaaaagaaagagaaaaatgaaGATGAAAGTGGAAAAGAAGCTaaggagaaaaagaagaagaaagacaagGATGGTAAAGAGAAAGAAGGGAATGAAGAGGGTggaaaagagaagaagaaaaagaaccCTGAAGATAAGAAGGATCCTGTAATACTTAAGCAAAAGCTTGAAAAATTAGATGTCAAGATGCAAGCTTTGGTGGCAAAGAGAGAAGAAATTTTGAAGCTGCTTAATGAAATTGAAACAAATTCAAGTGAAGTGTCTTAGATTAATTAATAACTATTGTTTTTAGTAATTAAGTGTGCTTATCTCtctgtaaaatattataatgtaaaataattatggAGGTTATTAAGGTAGTCTATGATTAATTTTGCCAGTGTTAGATTGCTGGATTgtataatttcttaattcagataaatgaaataaataatatattaattaagcaTTACATTATCTCTATATAACTGATTTGAACCAAATAATGTTAAGTTGGATAATCAATATTTGTCAAAAGAATATGACaatgtgattattattattcaggGTATTAGTCTTAGTAAATGTCTAATAGTTAATCTTTCATATTCTTATAACTTTCAATAGTTAGTCGATATACTAATTATTAGTGGTATTTAAAGTGATTATTCACTTACCTTttaagtaatataaataaaagtacaTTGTATCGTAAATACATACTTGCAAAACTCTCATATATCATTCTAGTCATCTTGCTCTTTTAGTTTATTTCTAACTCATTATATGCATGATGCTAAAACAACTTGAGATGATTTTAGTTCTTGCTTGTAAGTGTGATCTATGGTCCTTCTTGAAATTTACTTTATCTTGTTCATGTTGTAGTTATACTTCTTTCTCAAtgataaaaatttctttttatgccATTGTATATAAGATTACACGTTATTTAGTTAATTGTCTTggaaaaattattgatattgcTATCATGGTTAATCTTGTATTCAGATGCTATACATTTTTATTCCCTTTTAGACCGTCCTTGTAGACATTTAATGAATGACTCGTGATTATAGACAAGTTTGATATATTCTATAGAATGAATGAATTATGTTAGCAACACACTCTTTAACAtacatttttcaatatattttttttattggttaaaGTTCACACAAgtttaatcaaattcaaatgAGATCTAGATGATTTGGTGGGACCTACgtgaattttaatcaataaaaaaaagatgtaataaaatatttgttagagAGTGTATTCCTAAcactctttaaaatatatacattttgtGATCCTCACATTATCAATTTGGTATATTTTTGTATCCAGttcatttctctctctctctctctctctctctctctctctctctcccctTTAGTTGTGAAAAAGTGGAGTAGTGGATGGTCGAGGTAGATCAATGTCAAACTCAGTTTTGTGTAGGGATGACGAGATGGTGAAAAAAGTGAAATCTCCTTAAAGTGATCACGAGATGCCTCTAGACATCGACAACTATCATGGGCACTTATAGAGGCCCTAAAAATACGATCCATCTATTTCAATCCACATGGATACTCTATTTTTTGTCGAGCACGCAAAGAAGTTAGGTCCTCTAAAGATTTAGAAATTTGACcttgttagaaccaagttggtttgaaaAACTATGAGCCTTACTTGTtttgataataacaaaattattttgtgggaaTAACTCAAAGCACTAATGTTCTATTTAAGTAATGTTCTGTTTAAGTGTGTAGTTCTCTCTCATGTTATTTTGAATGAGTTTACTTTGCATCTTCTGATGTTTGAACTAAGTTAAAGGAAAACCAAGTCTCCTTTCTAATTTTTGTATTCTGAGTTTGACGAACGCCCTCTAAAACGCGCCTCTGGTGATTCTATTATTGCAAGCAATACTCTGATTAGTTTGGTTTTAATGACTACAACAAACATCTGATTATTTTGCCTCTGACAAGTGTGATAAGCAAGTGATCGTTTGCCTCTGATAAATCGTGTCAAGAATTTGACCGTTTGACTATAATGAAAAGTCAACTCTCTAAAAAGTCATCTAAAGAAGACAAATTTGTGAATCCTCTACTTAACTATctgaatttattatttgtctGAAGATCTATGTGACATACATTTGATCATGATATCCTCTGCTCTCAATGTCTTCATATCAAGACACGTAGAATTAATTACAAAGACTATTTCTGGACAAGATTTAATGCTGAATCAATCTCTAAAGATTTGAAACGAAACTTCAAGATACATGATGATTGCTTGCAATCAGAACAATAACTAGAAACTCTAAAATTTCTATATAAAAAGACAGACAACCCTAATTGATcaatacaacaacaacaacacaatgAAGTAAGCACACTACAACCATCTCTACACTCGTGCTCTCTATCCTTTGTTTTGTCTAAGTGCTAAGAAACAGTTTCTTAGAATACAACATTGTAAACACCATCTTGTGCGAGTATTCAGAAAACCCTTAAACTTACTCTTTTGTAACCTAGCCTAGTAGTGGCTAGATTCCTAAACAGCTTACCTGTATTAAACTATaaagttgagaagacttgaacacATTTAATCTAACTAGCAGATGTTCAGTGGAAGTATGATTCAtttgttgaattagtggattaaagcctttaGTTTGAAGGGATTGGTTGAAGCTAtcgtgttggtggtgaaccgGGGTAAATTGGTTGTGTTGTTATGTGTTTCTGCTTTAATTGCACTTTttcattaatttgttttaatcttgttaatttttttttataaatgaaacacaattcaaaccccctttttattgtgtttctcattctacaattggtatcagagtaAGGTCTCAAAGTTGAGCACTTAACTGTGTTTGAGTAAAGATATGTGTTATTATGAATAACTCTGGTTATTTCAGCAAGAGTCAAGTACTGGAAGGACATGCCCCAAAGTTTCTACATCTCACATGATTTTGAACTTTGGGACATAATCGAAGAGAGCTATGAAGCTCCAAAAGGCGTTGCTAGTGTTGAAATATCCAAAAAAGATCTCAACACTgatcaaaagaaacaatacTAGATGCATCATGAAGTCAGAACTTTTATGATGAATGCCATCACCTTCAAAGAGTTCAAAAAATGATCAAAAAAGAAACATCAAAGAGTATCGTTGATGCACTAGTTCTTAACTAGGAAGGAAATAAGCAACTACATATAGCTAAAGCAAATCTACTAATCAGGAAGTATGAACTCTTCTATATGGAAGAAAATGAAGacattgagaatttttttttctaaattccAAACTTTAGTCTCTAGATTGAAGGTTCTCCAAAAGAGTTACACTACCTCTAACCACGTCATGAAGATCATTAGaaaacttggttccaacaaagaAGACTTAAACACAATTAGTTTGACTAACATGTGTTCAGTGGAAGTATGATTTAGTTGGTGAATTAGTAGATTAAATCCTTCAGTTTGAAGGGTACCATGATAAATTGGTTGTGTTGTTATGTGTTTCTTCTTTATCTACTCTTTTTCATTGTTATAATCTTGTTAATGcattttttctatataaaaaaaacacaatattCAAACCCCATTTATTGTGTTTCTCATTTTACAGACCCCACGAAGAAGAAGGACAAATATGTAGTGTGTATGAAATATGTGTGTTTCCCATGTTTAAGGTACTCTTCAAGGACATGAGAGTCCGACTTCCATTCTTTCCCTTTGAAGTTCAAGTCCTTCACCATTTGGATGTCACACCTTCTCAATTTCATCCAAACAACTGGGCGTACATGTACGCCTTTCGAATTTTTTGTCAACATTTAAAGGGCAAGGCGACCGTCTCCATGTTCTTCAATTTCTTTACTTTTCTTTATGATGCTGAAAACGATTGTTGCTCGGC from Cicer arietinum cultivar CDC Frontier isolate Library 1 chromosome 5, Cicar.CDCFrontier_v2.0, whole genome shotgun sequence carries:
- the LOC101495665 gene encoding uncharacterized protein; this encodes MGETEEKDNHGDEVEKKEKKEKNEDESGKEAKEKKKKKDKDGKEKEGNEEGGKEKKKKNPEDKKDPVILKQKLEKLDVKMQALVAKREEILKLLNEIETNSSEVS